Proteins from a single region of Candidatus Parcubacteria bacterium:
- the rpmE gene encoding 50S ribosomal protein L31 (Derived by automated computational analysis using gene prediction method: Protein Homology. GO_component: GO:0005840 - ribosome [Evidence IEA]; GO_function: GO:0003735 - structural constituent of ribosome [Evidence IEA]; GO_process: GO:0006412 - translation [Evidence IEA]), with protein MKNGIHPQYYTDCQVTCVCGNSFVTGATVPEIKVELCSACHPFYTGKQKLVDTARRVEKFSAKKEASKKVSAVRRGKKVKNEERAKERAKKEIVVKTKDIKKIAQVSLGKKK; from the coding sequence ATGAAAAATGGAATTCACCCACAATATTACACTGATTGCCAAGTCACTTGTGTCTGCGGCAACTCTTTTGTTACCGGCGCGACCGTACCGGAAATCAAAGTTGAGCTCTGCTCTGCTTGCCACCCCTTCTACACTGGTAAGCAAAAGTTAGTTGACACTGCCCGCCGGGTAGAGAAATTCTCCGCCAAGAAAGAAGCCAGTAAAAAAGTGTCTGCTGTTCGTCGTGGTAAGAAAGTAAAGAACGAGGAACGCGCTAAAGAACGCGCCAAGAAAGAAATTGTCGTCAAAACTAAAGATATTAAAAAGATTGCGCAAGTGAGCTTAGGGAAAAAGAAATAG
- a CDS encoding hypothetical protein (Derived by automated computational analysis using gene prediction method: Protein Homology.), with amino-acid sequence MNQAIVPLSVPLKKRADYRKNLHRATLGSGRLLLFAGDQKVEHLNADFVGANVAAADASPEHLFQIAAAAPIGVFATQLGLIARYGSKYPKVPYLVKINGRSNLYKDYSAVSNEAWWSVADVINFKEQSGLNILGVGYTIYLGGQDEDRMLKEAAQLVKDAHTHGLLAVIWMYPRGEKINENAIKTIAGGAGVAAALGADFVKTKYPYSKTPAATAKKFKEVVLAAGETKIICVGGSQQKAEDLLKQAWEQVNTAQAGGMAVGRNLHQRPLDEAVRLATALALIINHEATLAEALAVYRGKKKIKTQKNKSSKFLGLF; translated from the coding sequence ATGAACCAAGCAATTGTTCCTTTATCAGTGCCCTTAAAAAAACGCGCCGACTACCGCAAAAATCTACACCGCGCGACCTTAGGCAGTGGCCGCCTCCTGCTCTTTGCTGGCGACCAAAAAGTAGAGCATTTAAACGCTGATTTTGTGGGCGCTAATGTAGCGGCTGCCGATGCCTCCCCCGAACATCTTTTTCAAATTGCCGCCGCCGCCCCAATTGGCGTCTTTGCGACTCAATTAGGCTTAATTGCTCGCTATGGCTCTAAATATCCGAAAGTTCCCTACTTAGTAAAAATAAATGGACGTTCCAATCTTTACAAAGATTATAGTGCAGTTAGCAATGAAGCCTGGTGGTCAGTCGCTGATGTAATTAATTTTAAAGAACAAAGTGGCTTAAATATTTTAGGCGTCGGCTACACCATTTATTTAGGTGGTCAAGATGAGGATCGGATGTTAAAAGAAGCAGCGCAGCTAGTAAAAGACGCTCATACGCACGGACTTTTGGCGGTGATTTGGATGTATCCGCGCGGTGAGAAAATAAATGAAAACGCGATTAAGACAATAGCTGGTGGCGCCGGAGTGGCCGCCGCTTTAGGGGCGGACTTTGTCAAAACTAAATACCCCTACAGCAAAACGCCAGCGGCCACCGCGAAAAAATTTAAGGAAGTGGTTTTAGCCGCCGGCGAAACGAAAATTATTTGCGTCGGTGGTAGTCAACAAAAAGCCGAAGATTTATTAAAACAAGCTTGGGAGCAAGTTAATACTGCTCAGGCTGGTGGCATGGCGGTCGGTCGTAATCTCCACCAGCGCCCCTTAGACGAGGCGGTCCGACTCGCCACCGCTCTCGCCCTCATCATTAATCATGAAGCAACTTTAGCGGAAGCATTGGCGGTCTATCGGGGTAAAAAGAAAATTAAGACCCAGAAGAATAAGAGCTCTAAATTCCTCGGACTGTTTTAA
- the prfA gene encoding peptide chain release factor 1 (Derived by automated computational analysis using gene prediction method: Protein Homology. GO_function: GO:0016149 - translation release factor activity, codon specific [Evidence IEA]; GO_process: GO:0006415 - translational termination [Evidence IEA]), with the protein MYQEIKEQFKNIETRLSDPVLLADQKEYIKTSQQHSALKGIIEKINQVEKITATITDYQEIINQTDTTDSELKELAQSELSELEKNLNKLKEEIDEELFPADPHDVKNAIVEIRAGAGGDEAALFAGDLFHAYSKFAENNNLKIELLDSHLIGVGGYKEVIFSVVGRGAYGFLKYEAGTHRVQRVPETEKQGRVHTSTATVVVLPEAEEVDIELKMSDLRIDTFCSSGPGGQSVNTTYSAIRIVHIPTGITVSCQDQKSQHQNKEKALQILRSRLLAKEEEERQAKESSARKDQVGSGDRSDKIRTYNFPQDRVTDHRIGESWHSLNLIMAGELEPIIDALKKAAKAKRQNNALKNH; encoded by the coding sequence ATGTACCAAGAAATTAAAGAACAATTTAAAAATATTGAAACCCGGCTTAGCGATCCGGTGCTTTTAGCTGACCAAAAAGAATACATCAAGACCTCTCAACAACATTCAGCTCTTAAAGGAATCATTGAAAAAATCAATCAAGTGGAGAAAATTACCGCCACCATCACTGACTATCAAGAAATTATCAACCAAACAGACACGACTGACTCCGAACTTAAAGAACTGGCGCAGAGCGAATTGTCAGAACTTGAAAAAAACCTAAATAAATTAAAAGAAGAAATTGACGAAGAGCTCTTCCCGGCTGATCCTCATGATGTTAAAAATGCGATTGTGGAAATTAGAGCCGGCGCCGGTGGCGACGAAGCTGCTTTGTTTGCTGGCGATCTCTTCCATGCTTATAGTAAATTTGCGGAAAATAATAATTTAAAGATTGAGCTTTTAGATTCTCATTTAATTGGCGTCGGCGGCTATAAAGAAGTTATCTTTTCGGTTGTTGGTCGCGGGGCTTATGGTTTCTTAAAGTATGAAGCCGGCACCCACCGCGTCCAAAGGGTTCCGGAAACTGAAAAGCAAGGCCGCGTCCACACCTCCACCGCCACAGTCGTGGTTCTGCCAGAAGCCGAAGAGGTGGATATTGAACTTAAAATGAGTGATTTAAGAATTGATACTTTCTGCTCCAGTGGTCCGGGTGGCCAGAGTGTTAACACCACTTATTCCGCCATTAGAATTGTCCACATTCCTACCGGGATTACCGTTAGCTGCCAAGATCAGAAATCACAACACCAAAACAAAGAAAAAGCTTTGCAAATTCTGCGTTCTCGTCTGTTAGCCAAAGAAGAAGAAGAGCGCCAAGCGAAAGAATCTAGTGCGCGCAAAGACCAGGTGGGGAGTGGTGATCGCAGTGATAAAATTCGCACCTATAATTTTCCTCAAGACAGAGTCACTGATCATCGCATCGGCGAATCTTGGCACAGCTTAAATCTAATTATGGCTGGAGAATTAGAACCGATTATTGATGCTTTAAAAAAAGCAGCCAAAGCCAAACGCCAAAACAATGCTCTTAAAAACCACTAA
- a CDS encoding hypothetical protein (Derived by automated computational analysis using gene prediction method: GeneMarkS-2+.) codes for MAQGKSKISDEQINAYQDPSNIAPKNLKIGLWIANNRRRLYRLLVVFLGLIALVSVVYALFGFVEYNTIGREREKTLLYSSGGVDISDYREQNRPEDLRISTPRAIASTDGADLTVRLGNSNDKQYALFDFCFISGEDEACGQDFILPQEQKDIFLLNTNLEASADVRFVINHILWQKIKAYEVPDWSIFRAERLNFEIADAKFTTYSNDVSYLEFTIENNTAFGYFSVPLDIMIRQGDRIMAVNRYVIYDFLSRSTREIRLLWPEGEARGGSIEIVPVLNILSDAIYKPYSATDN; via the coding sequence ATGGCTCAAGGTAAAAGTAAGATTTCCGATGAGCAAATTAATGCTTATCAGGATCCTAGTAATATTGCCCCCAAGAATTTAAAAATAGGTCTCTGGATTGCTAATAATCGCCGCCGCCTTTACCGACTGTTGGTCGTTTTTTTAGGGTTAATCGCTTTGGTTTCAGTTGTTTATGCTCTTTTTGGTTTTGTTGAGTATAACACTATTGGCAGGGAGCGAGAAAAAACGCTGCTTTATTCTAGTGGTGGCGTAGATATTTCTGATTATCGCGAGCAGAATCGTCCGGAAGATTTAAGAATTAGTACGCCGCGAGCAATTGCCAGTACTGACGGCGCTGACTTAACGGTTCGCCTCGGCAATAGTAATGATAAGCAGTACGCTTTATTTGATTTTTGTTTTATAAGCGGCGAAGATGAGGCCTGCGGACAAGATTTTATTTTACCGCAAGAACAAAAAGATATTTTTCTTTTGAATACTAACTTAGAAGCGAGCGCCGATGTTCGCTTTGTGATTAATCACATTCTCTGGCAAAAAATAAAAGCTTATGAGGTTCCCGATTGGTCTATTTTTCGGGCGGAGCGGCTTAATTTTGAAATTGCTGACGCTAAGTTTACCACCTATAGCAATGATGTTTCTTATTTGGAATTTACTATCGAAAATAATACCGCCTTTGGTTATTTTTCTGTGCCCTTAGATATTATGATTCGCCAGGGTGATAGAATTATGGCCGTTAACCGCTACGTAATCTATGATTTTTTGAGTCGCAGCACCCGAGAGATTCGTCTCTTGTGGCCGGAAGGAGAGGCTCGGGGTGGTAGTATTGAGATTGTGCCTGTCTTAAATATCTTAAGCGACGCTATCTATAAACCCTACTCGGCCACGGACAACTAG
- a CDS encoding 50S ribosomal protein L25 (Derived by automated computational analysis using gene prediction method: Protein Homology. GO_component: GO:0000315 - organellar large ribosomal subunit [Evidence IEA]; GO_component: GO:0022625 - cytosolic large ribosomal subunit [Evidence IEA]; GO_function: GO:0003735 - structural constituent of ribosome [Evidence IEA]; GO_function: GO:0008097 - 5S rRNA binding [Evidence IEA]; GO_process: GO:0006412 - translation [Evidence IEA]; GO_process: GO:0006950 - response to stress [Evidence IEA]): MEMKLSGAIRDPKERLDDSLVPAILYGREVENVSLKIKRTDLDRLVKEAGESNLIDLSYGDANVKVLIKESQRHPVSNLLQHVDFFQVNMKEKINTEIPLEFVGESRAIRELSGSLIRNVNALEIECLPKDLVDHIDVDISVLDNFEDEIKVSDIKIPATWDLLSDPDVIVASVIPPRVEEEVEVAIETEAGEGEEKKEENKDEKDKA; encoded by the coding sequence ATGGAAATGAAATTGAGCGGGGCGATTCGTGACCCCAAAGAAAGATTAGACGATAGCCTGGTTCCAGCCATTTTATATGGTAGAGAAGTAGAGAATGTCAGTCTAAAAATAAAAAGAACGGATTTGGATCGCTTAGTAAAAGAGGCGGGCGAGTCCAACTTAATTGACTTAAGTTATGGCGACGCCAATGTTAAAGTTTTAATTAAAGAAAGTCAGCGCCATCCGGTCAGTAATCTCTTGCAACATGTCGACTTCTTTCAGGTGAATATGAAAGAGAAAATTAATACGGAGATTCCGTTAGAGTTTGTTGGCGAGTCAAGAGCAATCCGCGAGCTGTCTGGCTCCCTGATTAGAAATGTCAACGCTTTAGAGATTGAGTGTTTACCTAAAGATCTCGTTGATCATATAGATGTTGATATCTCCGTCTTAGATAACTTTGAAGATGAAATTAAAGTTTCGGATATTAAAATTCCGGCCACTTGGGATCTTTTAAGTGATCCAGATGTTATCGTCGCTTCTGTTATTCCTCCTCGCGTTGAAGAAGAGGTGGAGGTGGCCATTGAGACTGAAGCTGGAGAAGGCGAAGAGAAAAAAGAAGAAAATAAAGATGAAAAAGATAAGGCCTAA
- a CDS encoding HemK/PrmC family methyltransferase (Derived by automated computational analysis using gene prediction method: Protein Homology. GO_function: GO:0003676 - nucleic acid binding [Evidence IEA]; GO_function: GO:0008168 - methyltransferase activity [Evidence IEA]; GO_function: GO:1904047 - S-adenosyl-L-methionine binding [Evidence IEA]; GO_process: GO:0032259 - methylation [Evidence IEA]): protein MLLKTTKQYLDFSSRRFKSAGFTDPEKEALATLAAAQKKSAAATLTNLDQKLKLKDLWRANYFLKKRLAGWSLAALTKKKEFYGREFIVNSRVLIPRPETELLVDLVLAEVKKPGPKPDLIDLGTGSGAIILTLAAELRDAANYHASDLSHSALKVAQENARRRGAQINWRQGDLLTPHQEVLNHSERLIIVANLPYLTPEQLAEPSIKREPLTALVSGPDGLDHYRRLLVQLADFVRPFILLTEIDPTQTAAIKKLANASFKNLSLSFYQDYSGQNRFFKLTNTEHYPNEK, encoded by the coding sequence ATGCTCTTAAAAACCACTAAACAATATTTAGACTTCTCTTCCCGGCGCTTTAAAAGCGCCGGTTTTACTGACCCCGAAAAAGAAGCTTTAGCTACTCTAGCGGCTGCGCAAAAAAAATCAGCGGCGGCAACCTTAACTAATCTTGACCAAAAATTAAAACTTAAAGATCTTTGGCGAGCTAATTATTTTTTAAAAAAACGCTTAGCCGGTTGGTCACTGGCGGCACTCACTAAGAAAAAAGAATTTTATGGCCGCGAATTTATTGTTAATTCCCGAGTCTTAATCCCTCGTCCAGAAACTGAATTATTAGTTGATTTGGTTTTAGCAGAAGTAAAAAAACCAGGACCGAAGCCAGACCTAATTGATCTGGGCACCGGTAGTGGCGCAATCATTCTTACTTTAGCGGCCGAGTTAAGAGACGCTGCTAACTACCACGCTTCCGACCTTTCTCACTCTGCCTTAAAAGTAGCGCAAGAAAACGCTCGGCGCCGGGGCGCACAGATTAATTGGCGCCAGGGCGATCTACTTACTCCACATCAAGAAGTTTTAAATCATTCGGAGCGCTTAATTATTGTTGCCAACCTTCCCTATTTAACACCCGAACAATTAGCTGAGCCCTCGATTAAGCGCGAGCCTTTAACCGCTCTAGTTTCCGGGCCTGACGGCCTTGATCATTATCGTCGCCTCCTAGTACAACTAGCTGACTTCGTCCGACCCTTTATTCTTTTAACGGAAATTGACCCGACGCAAACGGCGGCCATAAAAAAACTGGCCAACGCCAGTTTTAAAAACTTATCTTTAAGTTTTTATCAAGATTATTCCGGACAAAATCGCTTCTTTAAACTGACTAATACTGAACATTATCCAAACGAGAAATAA
- a CDS encoding FtsW/RodA/SpoVE family cell cycle protein (Derived by automated computational analysis using gene prediction method: Protein Homology. GO_function: GO:0008955 - peptidoglycan glycosyltransferase activity [Evidence IEA]; GO_process: GO:0008360 - regulation of cell shape [Evidence IEA]): MKSSFRTYFKNFDWILFFAVFLLAIFGVLEIYSVALGVGGEAINNFYKQLLFIGLGLTAMFAMTFFDHRFLRSLRAYLYWLAVLLLILVLIFGKTVNNTTGWFEIFNFRIQPVEFVKIILLIYLAGYFSNLATRVKNSRHFLTSLGATLVLFVLVGLQPDFGSSLVLLAIWLIVALMAGFNKKYWLITFLVALVGLIPLWFNLSPYQKQRVTTVFNSAQEVCREEECYNKQQALIAIGAGGLAGRGLGFGSQSQLKFLPAAQTDFIFSVIAEELGFLGILIILGLFMIFFYRGLSALRKIKDDFGIYFILGYLGLVFTHMFVNIGMNLGLLPIVGIPLPFVSYGGSALIAMFLGLGIVQNIIIKSKINY, translated from the coding sequence ATGAAAAGCAGTTTTCGGACTTATTTTAAGAATTTTGATTGGATTTTATTTTTTGCCGTTTTTTTGTTGGCTATTTTTGGCGTTCTAGAAATTTATAGTGTGGCTCTCGGTGTCGGCGGCGAGGCAATCAACAATTTTTATAAACAACTGCTTTTTATTGGTCTCGGTTTGACGGCGATGTTTGCGATGACCTTTTTTGATCATCGCTTTTTAAGAAGTTTAAGAGCCTATCTCTATTGGTTGGCGGTTCTCCTTTTAATTCTGGTTTTAATTTTTGGTAAAACGGTTAATAATACGACTGGTTGGTTTGAGATCTTTAATTTTAGGATTCAGCCGGTGGAATTTGTTAAAATAATTTTACTCATTTATTTAGCTGGTTATTTTTCTAATTTAGCCACGCGAGTCAAAAACTCTCGTCATTTTTTAACTTCTTTAGGGGCGACTTTAGTGCTCTTTGTTCTGGTAGGCTTACAGCCGGATTTTGGCTCGTCTCTAGTTTTGCTAGCGATTTGGTTGATTGTCGCTTTAATGGCTGGCTTTAATAAAAAGTATTGGTTGATTACATTTTTAGTGGCTTTAGTGGGCTTAATTCCACTTTGGTTTAATTTAAGTCCTTATCAAAAGCAAAGAGTAACAACCGTTTTTAACAGTGCGCAAGAAGTTTGTCGCGAAGAGGAGTGTTATAATAAACAACAGGCCTTAATTGCGATTGGTGCCGGTGGTTTGGCCGGGCGCGGCTTAGGGTTTGGTTCGCAATCGCAACTAAAATTCTTGCCGGCGGCGCAAACAGACTTTATTTTTTCAGTGATTGCGGAAGAATTGGGATTTTTGGGCATCTTGATTATTCTCGGTCTCTTTATGATTTTCTTTTATCGCGGCTTATCCGCCCTTCGGAAAATAAAAGATGATTTTGGGATTTATTTCATTCTTGGTTACTTGGGGCTTGTTTTTACTCACATGTTTGTTAATATCGGTATGAACCTCGGTCTTCTGCCGATTGTCGGCATTCCACTGCCTTTTGTGAGCTATGGTGGCAGCGCCCTAATTGCGATGTTCCTTGGCTTAGGAATTGTTCAAAATATTATCATTAAATCTAAAATAAATTATTAA
- a CDS encoding DUF3048 domain-containing protein (Derived by automated computational analysis using gene prediction method: Protein Homology.) has protein sequence MKKIRPKKIKTDKTVAPVATVSLDRVMIIAGLVLVFSLTALSLYLWQPTWLFPVAEVTPPLVEEIIIEPISEPVCLDCVSDPLSGAVLPKAETEGRPWAVMIDNYVGARPTVGVSAATIVYEAPVEGGVTRLMAVIRAQDLPATIGPVRSARPYFLKWAQELGATYVHVGGSLEALALAKKLGSQDLNEFYQGAYFWRANDRPAPHNILTSQEKLKSYRESLGQEKDDFYLAPYQFKESLIDELRLGSEIRVKYSEGYNVSWDYLPVTNSYQRYLETGPHQEADGGLITVNNLIFPLRTFKIVDDDLRLELIPQTGGTALLCQDGACEWGSWKQTDPLERWRFYKKDGTEFVFNIGKTWISLISRLDNVQY, from the coding sequence ATGAAAAAGATAAGGCCTAAAAAAATAAAAACTGACAAAACGGTCGCCCCGGTGGCGACCGTTAGCTTAGACCGGGTCATGATTATTGCGGGTCTGGTTTTAGTTTTTTCTCTAACAGCCTTGAGTTTATATTTATGGCAGCCCACCTGGTTATTTCCGGTTGCCGAAGTGACACCGCCGCTAGTAGAAGAAATTATCATTGAGCCTATCTCCGAACCGGTTTGTTTGGATTGTGTATCAGACCCTCTGAGTGGTGCGGTCCTTCCTAAGGCAGAAACTGAGGGGCGGCCGTGGGCAGTTATGATTGATAATTATGTGGGCGCACGGCCAACCGTAGGCGTTAGTGCGGCCACCATAGTTTATGAAGCGCCAGTGGAGGGCGGGGTAACCAGATTAATGGCAGTGATAAGAGCCCAAGATCTACCTGCGACTATTGGTCCCGTGCGCTCAGCGCGGCCGTATTTTTTAAAGTGGGCCCAAGAGTTGGGGGCGACCTATGTTCATGTCGGTGGGAGTCTCGAGGCCTTGGCTTTAGCTAAAAAATTAGGTTCTCAAGACCTCAATGAGTTTTATCAGGGCGCTTATTTTTGGCGGGCTAACGATCGTCCCGCACCGCATAATATTTTAACTTCTCAAGAAAAATTAAAGTCTTACCGAGAAAGCTTAGGTCAAGAAAAGGATGATTTTTATTTAGCGCCCTATCAATTTAAGGAGAGTTTAATTGATGAGTTAAGACTAGGCTCCGAGATTAGAGTTAAATATAGCGAGGGCTATAATGTTTCTTGGGATTATTTGCCAGTGACTAATAGTTATCAACGTTATTTAGAAACCGGCCCTCACCAAGAGGCAGATGGCGGCTTAATAACTGTTAATAATCTAATTTTTCCCTTACGGACCTTTAAAATTGTTGATGACGATTTGCGTTTAGAGTTGATTCCACAAACCGGTGGCACCGCTTTGCTTTGCCAGGATGGTGCTTGCGAGTGGGGATCTTGGAAGCAAACGGATCCATTGGAGCGTTGGCGTTTTTACAAAAAAGACGGCACGGAGTTCGTCTTTAATATCGGAAAAACTTGGATTTCGCTTATTTCTCGTTTGGATAATGTTCAGTATTAG
- a CDS encoding hypothetical protein (Derived by automated computational analysis using gene prediction method: GeneMarkS-2+.) has product MPKESPSGKKKNTAKTSKPVSKKTAASKKTTASKKTPAKKAPVKKTPAKKATAKKSAVKKPVAQKSAETKASKVKPVFVDVIADQETEAIFDSPVYRPDYLEENDGEENFYNNEVGTLDFEPTDNSAFDKQKNFFSELIEESEDWDGAEEAVPTPVIRKKPIKLYRRQAWGYIAATMVLLAAVFYIFSVKLTVHVYPQGAEIINDTTEFTVSSASELDSDKPLVRGEAKIVEQVAEKIYQVETDGEVDDVSGRVRGTVTLVNKLNRNQRLVATTRLLTADGRLYRLDEAVNIPAGGELETTVYADELGRDKLLSNSEKLTIPGLWEGLQNSVYAEGGEFFYQADTRTVITQKDLDKAAADLEAVLDEKAKNEFKPAAGQATAYKQVPDSFKVEFSAEAGDIGTEFTATGKKSYGLVRFAKEDAINLAKNKLALTISDDQRLTGFNPDSIVFTLGEYKNNPAQATVTASYSGQMAATGQNIPVDPQKLTGLKEAQIKDHLDTIPELRKYELEFWPRFVKRAPYLPDRISVELAE; this is encoded by the coding sequence ATGCCCAAAGAGAGCCCCAGCGGTAAAAAGAAAAATACGGCTAAAACTTCTAAGCCGGTTTCCAAAAAAACAGCTGCTTCCAAAAAAACAACTGCTTCCAAAAAAACTCCGGCGAAAAAGGCGCCGGTTAAAAAAACTCCGGCGAAAAAAGCGACCGCCAAAAAAAGTGCTGTTAAAAAACCGGTGGCCCAAAAGTCGGCCGAAACCAAAGCTTCCAAAGTGAAGCCAGTTTTTGTTGACGTCATTGCTGATCAAGAAACAGAGGCGATCTTTGACAGTCCGGTTTATCGTCCCGATTATTTAGAGGAAAATGATGGTGAGGAAAATTTTTACAATAACGAAGTGGGTACTTTAGATTTTGAACCAACCGACAACAGCGCTTTTGATAAACAAAAAAACTTTTTTTCCGAGTTAATTGAAGAGAGCGAAGACTGGGATGGCGCTGAGGAAGCGGTGCCGACACCGGTAATCAGAAAAAAACCGATTAAACTTTATCGCCGCCAGGCTTGGGGCTATATTGCCGCGACGATGGTTTTATTGGCAGCGGTTTTTTATATTTTTTCCGTTAAATTAACGGTGCATGTTTATCCGCAAGGAGCAGAAATAATTAATGACACCACAGAATTTACGGTGAGTTCGGCTTCGGAGTTAGATTCCGATAAGCCCCTAGTGCGCGGGGAAGCTAAAATTGTAGAACAGGTCGCCGAAAAAATTTATCAAGTCGAGACCGATGGTGAAGTCGATGATGTGAGTGGTCGCGTCCGCGGCACCGTTACTTTAGTTAATAAGTTGAACCGTAATCAACGTTTAGTGGCGACGACTCGGTTACTAACTGCTGATGGTCGTCTTTATCGTTTAGATGAAGCGGTTAATATTCCGGCCGGCGGGGAACTAGAAACAACAGTTTATGCCGATGAGTTAGGTCGAGATAAATTATTAAGCAATTCAGAGAAATTAACTATTCCTGGTCTATGGGAGGGCTTACAAAATAGTGTTTATGCTGAGGGTGGAGAATTTTTCTATCAAGCCGACACTCGGACGGTTATAACCCAAAAAGATTTAGATAAGGCCGCTGCCGATTTAGAGGCGGTTTTAGACGAGAAGGCCAAAAATGAATTTAAGCCGGCCGCCGGACAAGCGACCGCCTATAAGCAAGTTCCCGATTCTTTTAAAGTTGAGTTTAGCGCTGAGGCGGGTGATATTGGAACGGAGTTTACAGCGACCGGCAAAAAGAGTTATGGTTTAGTCCGTTTTGCTAAAGAAGATGCCATTAATCTCGCTAAAAATAAACTCGCTCTGACTATCTCCGATGATCAGCGGCTAACGGGTTTTAATCCGGATTCCATTGTCTTTACTTTAGGTGAGTATAAAAATAATCCCGCTCAAGCGACCGTCACCGCTTCTTACTCTGGACAGATGGCGGCCACCGGTCAAAATATTCCTGTTGATCCGCAGAAGTTAACCGGTTTAAAGGAAGCGCAAATTAAAGATCATCTTGATACGATTCCGGAACTACGTAAATATGAATTAGAATTTTGGCCCCGATTTGTTAAAAGGGCGCCCTATTTACCAGACAGAATTAGCGTGGAGCTAGCCGAGTAA